The following coding sequences lie in one Capsicum annuum cultivar UCD-10X-F1 chromosome 5, UCD10Xv1.1, whole genome shotgun sequence genomic window:
- the LOC107871541 gene encoding receptor kinase-like protein Xa21 has product MANERLDRMVGKREKVGCPDTRQEKGCSSCELRGKDAIPYTSMNLESCVVATRSQVGVVAALSRVEVLESLFVILLSKRQRVVALALPNLQLQGTISPSLANLSFLSVLNLGNNLFHGGVPNGLAHLPRLRVIDVQNNQLEGRKLSNLRQLIIVQNYNLNGQIPECIFNISSLETICFNFNNLSGRIPATTGLHLANLEGLYLAHNQLDGEIPLFITNASKLEILELAHNFLTGPIPTNLGNLRELQHLFLHTNQLTNEPRDYELRFLNSLVDCGMLRYVQVGSNPLNGILPNSIGNLSSSIELIFIGDAHINGHIPTSIGNVSGLTALDLGGTNLAGSIPYDVGKLKKIEGLYLNNNKLHGHIPEAVCHLTNLVELTLDFNELFGLIPECLGNHSTLQKISLSSNKLSSKFPLMLWKMSGLLSLDVSQNSIEGEVPWDIGGLKALVYLNLSANHFSGMIPSRVGELQNLQSLDLSNNSFFGQIPLSFPNLISLEFLDLSLNALSEGEIPSGGVFVNSTWKSFLGNKGLCGVHILEVPACANPGKQSKSKDLVLKVVTLVVISSCLIFFLVSIWIMKRKKKGKSKDVEKVPEIKTHQLVSYHEIQRATNYFDESNLIGVGSSGSVYKGTLSSGIVVAIKILDLEYEEVCKRFDTECEVMRNVRHRNLVPVITTFSSDYIRSFVQQYMSNGSLENWLYREDCQLNLLQRVTVMLDAAMGIEYLHHGHITPIVHCDLKPGNILLDDDMVAHVGDFGISKILAVSKSMA; this is encoded by the exons TCCAAAAGGCAAAGGGTTGTAGCCTTGGCTCTTCCTAATTTGCAACTTCAAGGCACGATTTCCCCATCATTGGCCAATTTGTCCTTTCTTAGTGTGCTCAATCTTGGGAACAACTTATTCCATGGTGGTGTCCCTAATGGACTTGCCCACTTGCCTCGCTTGCGAGTGATTGACGTTCAGAACAATCAGCTCGAGGGAA GGAAGCTATCAAATTTGAGGCAATTAATCATTGTCCAGAATTATAATCTTAATGGTCAGATTCCAGAGTGTATTTTCAATATATCTTCTTTGGAAACAATTTGTTTCAATTTCAACAACCTCTCGGGGAGAATTCCAGCCACTACAGGTCTTCATCTTGCTAACCTTGAAGGACTTTACTTGGCACACAATCAGCTCGACGGGGAAATTCCATTGTTTATAACAAATGCTTCCAAGCTTGAGATACTGGAGTTAGCACATAACTTTCTCACAGGACCTATTCCTACTAATTTGGGAAATCTTCGTGAGCTGCAACATCTGTTCCTACATACCAATCAACTTACTAATGAACCAAGAGACTATGAGTTGCGGTTCCTCAATTCTTTGGTGGACTGTGGGATGTTGCGATATGTACAGGTGGGTTCAAATCCGTTGAATGGCATTCTGCCTAATTCTATTGGGAATCTGTCATCAAGTATTGAACTTATTTTTATAGGCGATGCGCACATCAATGGCCACATCCCCACAAGTATAGGAAATGTGAGTGGTCTAACAGCCCTAGACTTGGGAGGCACCAACTTGGCGGGTAGTATTCCTTATGATGTTGGTAAGCTTAAGAAAATCGAAGGGCTGTATCTGAATAACAATAAGTTGCATGGCCATATTCCAGAGGCGGTATGCCATTTGACTAACTTGGTTGAATTAACTCTAGATTTTAATGAACTCTTTGGATTAATTCCAGAATGTTTAGGAAATCATAGCACGCTACAAAAGATTTCTTTGAGTTCTAACAAATTATCATCGAAGTTTCCTTTGATGCTTTGGAAAATGAGTGGTCTTCTTAGTTTAGACGTGTCACAGAATTCAATAGAGGGAGAAGTTCCATGGGATATTGGAGGACTAAAAGCTTTGGTATATCTTAATCTTTCTGCTAATCACTTTTCAGGAATGATTCCAAGCAGAGTGGGGGAACTTCAGAATCTACAGTCTCTTGACCTGTCGAACAattcattttttggccaaattccATTATCCTTTCCTAACTTGATAAGCTTGGAGTTCTTGGATTTGTCTTTAAATGCTTTGTCAG AAGGTGAAATACCCAgtggtggtgtgtttgtgaaTTCCACTTGGAAATCATTTCTCGGGAACAAAGGTCTATGTGGGGTGCACATATTGGAGGTTCCTGCTTGCGCTAATCCGGGAAAACAATCAAAGTCTAAGGATCTTGTGCTAAAAGTTGTTACCCTCGTGGTTATTTCATCCTGTCTGATATTCTTCTTGGTTTCAATTTGGATAATGAAGCGAAAGAAGAAAGGAAAGTCTAAAGATGTGGAAAAGGTGCCGGAGATCAAGACTCATCAATTAGTTTCCTATCATGAGATTCAACGAGCAACAAATTATTTTGATGAATCAAATTTAATTGGTGTCGGAAGTTCTGGCTCTGTGTACAAAGGCACATTATCTAGTGGAATTGTGGTAGCCATAAAGATTCTGGATTTGGAATATGAGGAAGTATGCAAGAGGTTCGATACTGAATGTGAAGTGATGAGAAATGTTAGGCACAGAAATCTTGTGCCCGTGATCACAACTTTTTCTAGTGACTATATAAGATCCTTTGTTCAGCAATATATGTCTAACGGGAGCCTTGAAAATTGGTTGTACAGAGAAGACTGCCAATTGAACCTTCTTCAAAGAGTAACTGTAATGCTTGATGCGGCTATGGGAATTGAATATCTACATCATGGTCATATCACTCCAATAGTTCATTGTGACCTAAAGCCAGGCAACATTCTTTTGGATGATGATATGGTGGCTCATGTTGGTGATTTTGGCATCTCTAAAATTTTAGCTGTAAGCAAGTCCATGGCATAA